A stretch of Ipomoea triloba cultivar NCNSP0323 chromosome 13, ASM357664v1 DNA encodes these proteins:
- the LOC116001893 gene encoding peroxisome biogenesis protein 1 isoform X3 — MEVTLTSAILIHPETANLYSFHSLEMVVIMARSLPKESKKGNQTDKEKTSAKPKEVDGGVHSYNQDDNEAVVRLLFSKSVAKGHVMLPLPLRLYLRASLHSWVFVKRSNFNLEKEIPFVSISPCQFKMIEEDGDFGSNEAEVLANRKNHKVRTNSHTNMGVIDWSVHEKIAMSYSYESPSNKNKETKYNNMKGITNVLRAWFLAQIDATTSLAGVGVNSLILGNKTLLHIKVPGNRLIKHGKVQTQNSVPFGSKDGIGEQSVDLFYVLSIIDKSAPAEKTVAYQLVFDEGNDISTTMRHMEVLLGKLQLSDGFSFQTTAESLSAKDPNMTVSSLNWMGSAASDVIARLTVLLSPTSGMLFSTYDLPLPGHILIHGPPGCGKTLLATIAAKVLEENEEILAHIVSVSCSKLALEKPSSLRQALIRYISEAMEHAPSIIIFDDLDSIIASSSESDGSQPSSSSTALVQFFADIMDEYEEKRANTCGIGPVAFVASVQTLTSIPQTLSSSGRFDFHIKLLAPAATEREALLRHEINKRSLQCSHDVLVDVASKCDGYDAYDLEILVDRSIHAAVTRILSSSSSLSDKERPTLIKDDFTHAMHEFLPVAMRDITKPSSDGGRTGWEDVGGLNDICNAIKEMIELPSKFPNIFSQAPLRMRSNVLLYGPPGCGKTHIVGAAAAACSLRFISVKGPELLNKYIGASEQAVRDIFSKAALAAPCLLFFDEFDSIAPKRGHDNTGVTDRVVNQFLTELDGVEVLTGVFVFAATSRPDLLDAALLRPGRLDRLLFCDFPSPRERLDILRVLSRKLPLESDVNLEAIAHMTEGFSGADLQALLSDAQLEAVHDILNGENGEQSGKMPVITDTLLKRIASVAKPSVSENEKRRLYDIYSQFLDSKRSVASQSRDAKGKRATLA; from the exons ATGGAAGTGACTCTCACTTCTGCTATCTTGATTCATCCAGAGACAGCTAATCTCTATTCTTTTCATTCTCTTGAGATGGTGGTAATAATGGCCAGATCACTACCCAAAGAGAGCAAAAAGGGTAATCAAACAGATAAAGAAAAAACCAGTGCAAAACCAAAGGAAGTAGATGGTGGAGTGCATAGTTACAATCAGGATGACAATGAAGCTGTAGTTCGtctattattttcaaaatcagTTGCTAAAGGACATGTTATGCTTCCATTGCCTCTTCGACTTTATTTGAGAGCATCACTGCACTCAT GGGTATTTGTGAAGAGATCCAACTTTAACTTAGAGAAAGAGATCCCTTTTGTCTCAATTTCACCCTGCCAATTTAAAATGATTGAGGAGGATGGGGATTTTGGAAGCAATGAAGCTGAAGTTTTGGCCAACAGGAAGAATCACAAAGTGAGGACCAACTCACACACTAACATGGGTGTGATTGATTGGTCAGTACATGAGAAAATAGCTATGAGTTATTCTTATGAGTCTCCAAGCAACAAGAACAAGGAAACCAAGTACAACAATATGAAGGGAATAACTAATGTCCTTCGTGCATGGTTTCTGGCTCAAATTGATGCCACTACATCACTGGCAGGGGTAGGAGTCAATTCATTGATTTTAGGGAATAAAACATTACTTCACATAAAAGTTCCTGGCAATAGATTGATAAAACATGGAAAAGTACAAACACAAAATTCTGTTCCTTTTGGAAGCAAAGATGGAATTGGAGAGCAATCAGTAGATCTCTTTTATGTATTGTCTATTATTGACAAATCTGCACCTGCTGAAAAGACTGTTGCATATCAACTTGTATTTGATGAAGGAAATGACATCTCTACTACTATGAGACACATGGAAGTGTTACTTGGAAAGTTGCAATTGAGTGATGGGTTCTCTTTTCAGACTACTGCTGAGAGTTTATCAGCAAAAGACCCCAATATGACAGTTTCATCATTGAATTGGATGGGTAGTGCTGCCTCTGATGTGATTGCCA GATTGACAGTTTTATTATCTCCTACTTCTGGGATGCTGTTTAGTACATATGATCTTCCTCTGCCAGGACATATTCTAATTCATGGTCCTCCT GGTTGTGGGAAGACGCTACTAGCTACCATAGCTGCAAAAGTTcttgaagaaaatgaagaaatccTGGCACACAT AGTTTCTGTGTCTTGTTCTAAACTTGCTTTGGAGAAACCCTCTTCCCTTCGTCAAGCCTTAATAAGATACATATCAGAAGCCATGGAACATGCTCCTTCAATCATAATATTTGATGATCTTGACAGCATAATTGCATCCTCCTCTGAATCAGATGGTTCTCAACCTTCATCCTCATCCACCGCCCTTGTACAATTCTTTGCTGATATCATGGACGAATATGAG GAAAAGCGAGCAAACACATGTGGAATCGGGCCTGTTGCATTTGTAGCTTCCGTGCAGACCTTGACTAGTATCCCACAAACATTGAGCTCTTCTG GGAGATTTGATTTTCACATCAAACTTCTGGCTCCTGCTGCAACAGAACGTGAGGCCTTACTGAGACATGAAATTAATAAGCGTTCTTTACAATGTTCCCATGATGTCTTGGTGGATGTAGCTTCCAAATGTGATGGATATGATGCATATGATCTG GAAATACTGGTTGATAGATCTATTCATGCTGCTGTCACTCGTATTTTATCCAGTTCATCAAGTTTAAGCGACAAAGAAAGACCTACTCTAATTAAGGATGATTTTACTCATGCAATGCATGAATTCCTTCCAGTTGCAATGCGTGATATTACTAAACCTTCTTCAGATGGTGGACGCACTGGTTGGGAGGATGTTGGGGGTCTTAATGACATCTGCAATGCTATAAAAGAG atGATTGAGTTACCTTCGAAGTTTCCAAATATTTTTTCACAAGCTCCATTAAGGATGCGGTCCAATGTCCTCTTGTATGGTCCCCCTGGTTGTGGCAAGACACACATTGTtggtgctgctgctgctgcatgTTCCCTACGGTTTATCTCAGTCAAAGGCCCTGAACTGCTGAATAAGTACATTGGTGCTTCTGAGCAAGCT GTTCGCGATATATTTTCTAAAGCAGCTTTAGCAGCACCATGCCTTCTGTTTTTTGATGAGTTTGATTCTATTGCACCCAAGAGGGGGCATGATAACACTGGTGTGACAGATAGAGTAGTAAATCAA TTTCTAACAGAATTGGATGGTGTTGAAGTCTTGActggtgtttttgtttttgctgcAACAAG TAGACCTGATTTGCTTGATGCTGCTCTCCTGCGGCCTGGGAGATTGGATCGCCTGTTGTTTTGTGATTTTCCTTCACCACGTGAGAGGTTGGACATTCTTAGAGTTCTTTCAAGAAAG TTACCACTTGAAAGTGACGTCAACTTGGAAGCGATAGCACATATGACCGAAGGGTTCAGTGGAGCTGATCTGCAAGCGCTTCTTTCTGATGCACAGCTTGAAGCCGTACATGACATCCTGAACGGTGAAAATGGTGAACAGTCTGGCAAGATGCCTGTGATTACCGACACTCTTTTGAAACGCATTGCGTCCGTGGCAAAGCCCTCGGTTTCAGAAAACGAAAAGCGGCGCTTGTACGACATCTACAGCCAGTTTTTGGATTCAAAAAGATCAGTTGCTTCCCAG TCTAGAGACGCAAAAGGCAAGAGAGCGACCCTCGCTTGA
- the LOC116001893 gene encoding peroxisome biogenesis protein 1 isoform X1, translated as MEFDVRVSAGIESCFVSLPITLINTLASTAGSAYLPPVLALQLRSSHNNLWHVAWSGSASSPPSASSIQIAQQYAECIGLSDGTVVEVRVVSNLPKASMVTIEPDTEDDWEVMELNSELAEQAILKQLSIVYEGMRFPLWLHGQSVTKFFVSSTSPKTPVVQLVPGSEVAIAPKRRKRNLSSEEESSIASDEISITKALLRVQDPAEQCIHKYGGCGDEMEVTLTSAILIHPETANLYSFHSLEMVVIMARSLPKESKKGNQTDKEKTSAKPKEVDGGVHSYNQDDNEAVVRLLFSKSVAKGHVMLPLPLRLYLRASLHSWVFVKRSNFNLEKEIPFVSISPCQFKMIEEDGDFGSNEAEVLANRKNHKVRTNSHTNMGVIDWSVHEKIAMSYSYESPSNKNKETKYNNMKGITNVLRAWFLAQIDATTSLAGVGVNSLILGNKTLLHIKVPGNRLIKHGKVQTQNSVPFGSKDGIGEQSVDLFYVLSIIDKSAPAEKTVAYQLVFDEGNDISTTMRHMEVLLGKLQLSDGFSFQTTAESLSAKDPNMTVSSLNWMGSAASDVIARLTVLLSPTSGMLFSTYDLPLPGHILIHGPPGCGKTLLATIAAKVLEENEEILAHIVSVSCSKLALEKPSSLRQALIRYISEAMEHAPSIIIFDDLDSIIASSSESDGSQPSSSSTALVQFFADIMDEYEEKRANTCGIGPVAFVASVQTLTSIPQTLSSSGRFDFHIKLLAPAATEREALLRHEINKRSLQCSHDVLVDVASKCDGYDAYDLEILVDRSIHAAVTRILSSSSSLSDKERPTLIKDDFTHAMHEFLPVAMRDITKPSSDGGRTGWEDVGGLNDICNAIKEMIELPSKFPNIFSQAPLRMRSNVLLYGPPGCGKTHIVGAAAAACSLRFISVKGPELLNKYIGASEQAVRDIFSKAALAAPCLLFFDEFDSIAPKRGHDNTGVTDRVVNQFLTELDGVEVLTGVFVFAATSRPDLLDAALLRPGRLDRLLFCDFPSPRERLDILRVLSRKLPLESDVNLEAIAHMTEGFSGADLQALLSDAQLEAVHDILNGENGEQSGKMPVITDTLLKRIASVAKPSVSENEKRRLYDIYSQFLDSKRSVASQSRDAKGKRATLA; from the exons ATGGAGTTTGACGTGAGAGTATCGGCCGGAATCGAGAGCTGCTTCGTTTCGCTTCCGATTACACTTATAAATACCTTAGCGTCCACCGCCGGCTCCGCCTACCTTCCTCCGGTTCTTGCTCTCCAGCTCCGCTCTTCCCACAACAACCTCTGGCACGTCGCTTGGTCCGGCTCCGCCTCTTCCCCTCCTTCGGCTTCCTCTATCCAG ATTGCTCAGCAATATGCGGAGTGTATCGGGTTGTCGGACGGGACGGTTGTTGAAGTTCGAGTtgtttccaatttgcctaaagCGAGTATGGTTACCATAGAGCCGGACACTGAGGATGATTGGGAGGTTATGGAGCTGAATTCCGAGCTTGCAGAGCAAGCTATTCTAAAGCAG CTCAGTATTGTCTATGAAGGAATGAGATTCCCTTTGTGGCTACATGGGCAAAGTGTTACAAAATTTTTTGTTTCCTCTACCTCTCCAAAGACACCGGTAG TACAACTTGTCCCAGGAAGTGAAGTTGCAATTGCCCCAAAGAGACGGAAAAGAAATTTGAGTTCTGAAGAAGAGTCATCAATAGCTTCTGATGAGATTTCCATCACAAAGGCACTACTGAGAGTCCAAGATCCAGCTGAGCAATGTATTCACAAATATGGAGGGTGTGGTGATGAGATGGAAGTGACTCTCACTTCTGCTATCTTGATTCATCCAGAGACAGCTAATCTCTATTCTTTTCATTCTCTTGAGATGGTGGTAATAATGGCCAGATCACTACCCAAAGAGAGCAAAAAGGGTAATCAAACAGATAAAGAAAAAACCAGTGCAAAACCAAAGGAAGTAGATGGTGGAGTGCATAGTTACAATCAGGATGACAATGAAGCTGTAGTTCGtctattattttcaaaatcagTTGCTAAAGGACATGTTATGCTTCCATTGCCTCTTCGACTTTATTTGAGAGCATCACTGCACTCAT GGGTATTTGTGAAGAGATCCAACTTTAACTTAGAGAAAGAGATCCCTTTTGTCTCAATTTCACCCTGCCAATTTAAAATGATTGAGGAGGATGGGGATTTTGGAAGCAATGAAGCTGAAGTTTTGGCCAACAGGAAGAATCACAAAGTGAGGACCAACTCACACACTAACATGGGTGTGATTGATTGGTCAGTACATGAGAAAATAGCTATGAGTTATTCTTATGAGTCTCCAAGCAACAAGAACAAGGAAACCAAGTACAACAATATGAAGGGAATAACTAATGTCCTTCGTGCATGGTTTCTGGCTCAAATTGATGCCACTACATCACTGGCAGGGGTAGGAGTCAATTCATTGATTTTAGGGAATAAAACATTACTTCACATAAAAGTTCCTGGCAATAGATTGATAAAACATGGAAAAGTACAAACACAAAATTCTGTTCCTTTTGGAAGCAAAGATGGAATTGGAGAGCAATCAGTAGATCTCTTTTATGTATTGTCTATTATTGACAAATCTGCACCTGCTGAAAAGACTGTTGCATATCAACTTGTATTTGATGAAGGAAATGACATCTCTACTACTATGAGACACATGGAAGTGTTACTTGGAAAGTTGCAATTGAGTGATGGGTTCTCTTTTCAGACTACTGCTGAGAGTTTATCAGCAAAAGACCCCAATATGACAGTTTCATCATTGAATTGGATGGGTAGTGCTGCCTCTGATGTGATTGCCA GATTGACAGTTTTATTATCTCCTACTTCTGGGATGCTGTTTAGTACATATGATCTTCCTCTGCCAGGACATATTCTAATTCATGGTCCTCCT GGTTGTGGGAAGACGCTACTAGCTACCATAGCTGCAAAAGTTcttgaagaaaatgaagaaatccTGGCACACAT AGTTTCTGTGTCTTGTTCTAAACTTGCTTTGGAGAAACCCTCTTCCCTTCGTCAAGCCTTAATAAGATACATATCAGAAGCCATGGAACATGCTCCTTCAATCATAATATTTGATGATCTTGACAGCATAATTGCATCCTCCTCTGAATCAGATGGTTCTCAACCTTCATCCTCATCCACCGCCCTTGTACAATTCTTTGCTGATATCATGGACGAATATGAG GAAAAGCGAGCAAACACATGTGGAATCGGGCCTGTTGCATTTGTAGCTTCCGTGCAGACCTTGACTAGTATCCCACAAACATTGAGCTCTTCTG GGAGATTTGATTTTCACATCAAACTTCTGGCTCCTGCTGCAACAGAACGTGAGGCCTTACTGAGACATGAAATTAATAAGCGTTCTTTACAATGTTCCCATGATGTCTTGGTGGATGTAGCTTCCAAATGTGATGGATATGATGCATATGATCTG GAAATACTGGTTGATAGATCTATTCATGCTGCTGTCACTCGTATTTTATCCAGTTCATCAAGTTTAAGCGACAAAGAAAGACCTACTCTAATTAAGGATGATTTTACTCATGCAATGCATGAATTCCTTCCAGTTGCAATGCGTGATATTACTAAACCTTCTTCAGATGGTGGACGCACTGGTTGGGAGGATGTTGGGGGTCTTAATGACATCTGCAATGCTATAAAAGAG atGATTGAGTTACCTTCGAAGTTTCCAAATATTTTTTCACAAGCTCCATTAAGGATGCGGTCCAATGTCCTCTTGTATGGTCCCCCTGGTTGTGGCAAGACACACATTGTtggtgctgctgctgctgcatgTTCCCTACGGTTTATCTCAGTCAAAGGCCCTGAACTGCTGAATAAGTACATTGGTGCTTCTGAGCAAGCT GTTCGCGATATATTTTCTAAAGCAGCTTTAGCAGCACCATGCCTTCTGTTTTTTGATGAGTTTGATTCTATTGCACCCAAGAGGGGGCATGATAACACTGGTGTGACAGATAGAGTAGTAAATCAA TTTCTAACAGAATTGGATGGTGTTGAAGTCTTGActggtgtttttgtttttgctgcAACAAG TAGACCTGATTTGCTTGATGCTGCTCTCCTGCGGCCTGGGAGATTGGATCGCCTGTTGTTTTGTGATTTTCCTTCACCACGTGAGAGGTTGGACATTCTTAGAGTTCTTTCAAGAAAG TTACCACTTGAAAGTGACGTCAACTTGGAAGCGATAGCACATATGACCGAAGGGTTCAGTGGAGCTGATCTGCAAGCGCTTCTTTCTGATGCACAGCTTGAAGCCGTACATGACATCCTGAACGGTGAAAATGGTGAACAGTCTGGCAAGATGCCTGTGATTACCGACACTCTTTTGAAACGCATTGCGTCCGTGGCAAAGCCCTCGGTTTCAGAAAACGAAAAGCGGCGCTTGTACGACATCTACAGCCAGTTTTTGGATTCAAAAAGATCAGTTGCTTCCCAG TCTAGAGACGCAAAAGGCAAGAGAGCGACCCTCGCTTGA
- the LOC116001893 gene encoding peroxisome biogenesis protein 1 isoform X2 gives MEFDVRVSAGIESCFVSLPITLINTLASTAGSAYLPPVLALQLRSSHNNLWHVAWSGSASSPPSASSIQIAQQYAECIGLSDGTVVEVRVVSNLPKASMVTIEPDTEDDWEVMELNSELAEQAILKQLSIVYEGMRFPLWLHGQSVTKFFVSSTSPKTPVVQLVPGSEVAIAPKRRKRNLSSEEESSIASDEISITKALLRVQDPAEQCIHKYGGCGDEMEVTLTSAILIHPETANLYSFHSLEMVVIMARSLPKESKKGNQTDKEKTSAKPKEVDGGVHSYNQDDNEAVVRLLFSKSVAKGHVMLPLPLRLYLRASLHSWVFVKRSNFNLEKEIPFVSISPCQFKMIEEDGDFGSNEAEVLANRKNHKVRTNSHTNMGVIDWSVHEKIAMSYSYESPSNKNKETKYNNMKGITNVLRAWFLAQIDATTSLAGVGVNSLILGNKTLLHIKVPGNRLIKHGKVQTQNSVPFGSKDGIGEQSVDLFYVLSIIDKSAPAEKTVAYQLVFDEGNDISTTMRHMEVLLGKLQLSDGFSFQTTAESLSAKDPNMTVSSLNWMGSAASDVIARLTVLLSPTSGMLFSTYDLPLPGHILIHGPPGCGKTLLATIAAKVLEENEEILAHIVSVSCSKLALEKPSSLRQALIRYISEAMEHAPSIIIFDDLDSIIASSSESDGSQPSSSSTALVQFFADIMDEYEEKRANTCGIGPVAFVASVQTLTSIPQTLSSSGRFDFHIKLLAPAATEREALLRHEINKRSLQCSHDVLVDVASKCDGYDAYDLEILVDRSIHAAVTRILSSSSSLSDKERPTLIKDDFTHAMHEFLPVAMRDITKPSSDGGRTGWEDVGGLNDICNAIKEMIELPSKFPNIFSQAPLRMRSNVLLYGPPGCGKTHIVGAAAAACSLRFISVKGPELLNKYIGASEQAVR, from the exons ATGGAGTTTGACGTGAGAGTATCGGCCGGAATCGAGAGCTGCTTCGTTTCGCTTCCGATTACACTTATAAATACCTTAGCGTCCACCGCCGGCTCCGCCTACCTTCCTCCGGTTCTTGCTCTCCAGCTCCGCTCTTCCCACAACAACCTCTGGCACGTCGCTTGGTCCGGCTCCGCCTCTTCCCCTCCTTCGGCTTCCTCTATCCAG ATTGCTCAGCAATATGCGGAGTGTATCGGGTTGTCGGACGGGACGGTTGTTGAAGTTCGAGTtgtttccaatttgcctaaagCGAGTATGGTTACCATAGAGCCGGACACTGAGGATGATTGGGAGGTTATGGAGCTGAATTCCGAGCTTGCAGAGCAAGCTATTCTAAAGCAG CTCAGTATTGTCTATGAAGGAATGAGATTCCCTTTGTGGCTACATGGGCAAAGTGTTACAAAATTTTTTGTTTCCTCTACCTCTCCAAAGACACCGGTAG TACAACTTGTCCCAGGAAGTGAAGTTGCAATTGCCCCAAAGAGACGGAAAAGAAATTTGAGTTCTGAAGAAGAGTCATCAATAGCTTCTGATGAGATTTCCATCACAAAGGCACTACTGAGAGTCCAAGATCCAGCTGAGCAATGTATTCACAAATATGGAGGGTGTGGTGATGAGATGGAAGTGACTCTCACTTCTGCTATCTTGATTCATCCAGAGACAGCTAATCTCTATTCTTTTCATTCTCTTGAGATGGTGGTAATAATGGCCAGATCACTACCCAAAGAGAGCAAAAAGGGTAATCAAACAGATAAAGAAAAAACCAGTGCAAAACCAAAGGAAGTAGATGGTGGAGTGCATAGTTACAATCAGGATGACAATGAAGCTGTAGTTCGtctattattttcaaaatcagTTGCTAAAGGACATGTTATGCTTCCATTGCCTCTTCGACTTTATTTGAGAGCATCACTGCACTCAT GGGTATTTGTGAAGAGATCCAACTTTAACTTAGAGAAAGAGATCCCTTTTGTCTCAATTTCACCCTGCCAATTTAAAATGATTGAGGAGGATGGGGATTTTGGAAGCAATGAAGCTGAAGTTTTGGCCAACAGGAAGAATCACAAAGTGAGGACCAACTCACACACTAACATGGGTGTGATTGATTGGTCAGTACATGAGAAAATAGCTATGAGTTATTCTTATGAGTCTCCAAGCAACAAGAACAAGGAAACCAAGTACAACAATATGAAGGGAATAACTAATGTCCTTCGTGCATGGTTTCTGGCTCAAATTGATGCCACTACATCACTGGCAGGGGTAGGAGTCAATTCATTGATTTTAGGGAATAAAACATTACTTCACATAAAAGTTCCTGGCAATAGATTGATAAAACATGGAAAAGTACAAACACAAAATTCTGTTCCTTTTGGAAGCAAAGATGGAATTGGAGAGCAATCAGTAGATCTCTTTTATGTATTGTCTATTATTGACAAATCTGCACCTGCTGAAAAGACTGTTGCATATCAACTTGTATTTGATGAAGGAAATGACATCTCTACTACTATGAGACACATGGAAGTGTTACTTGGAAAGTTGCAATTGAGTGATGGGTTCTCTTTTCAGACTACTGCTGAGAGTTTATCAGCAAAAGACCCCAATATGACAGTTTCATCATTGAATTGGATGGGTAGTGCTGCCTCTGATGTGATTGCCA GATTGACAGTTTTATTATCTCCTACTTCTGGGATGCTGTTTAGTACATATGATCTTCCTCTGCCAGGACATATTCTAATTCATGGTCCTCCT GGTTGTGGGAAGACGCTACTAGCTACCATAGCTGCAAAAGTTcttgaagaaaatgaagaaatccTGGCACACAT AGTTTCTGTGTCTTGTTCTAAACTTGCTTTGGAGAAACCCTCTTCCCTTCGTCAAGCCTTAATAAGATACATATCAGAAGCCATGGAACATGCTCCTTCAATCATAATATTTGATGATCTTGACAGCATAATTGCATCCTCCTCTGAATCAGATGGTTCTCAACCTTCATCCTCATCCACCGCCCTTGTACAATTCTTTGCTGATATCATGGACGAATATGAG GAAAAGCGAGCAAACACATGTGGAATCGGGCCTGTTGCATTTGTAGCTTCCGTGCAGACCTTGACTAGTATCCCACAAACATTGAGCTCTTCTG GGAGATTTGATTTTCACATCAAACTTCTGGCTCCTGCTGCAACAGAACGTGAGGCCTTACTGAGACATGAAATTAATAAGCGTTCTTTACAATGTTCCCATGATGTCTTGGTGGATGTAGCTTCCAAATGTGATGGATATGATGCATATGATCTG GAAATACTGGTTGATAGATCTATTCATGCTGCTGTCACTCGTATTTTATCCAGTTCATCAAGTTTAAGCGACAAAGAAAGACCTACTCTAATTAAGGATGATTTTACTCATGCAATGCATGAATTCCTTCCAGTTGCAATGCGTGATATTACTAAACCTTCTTCAGATGGTGGACGCACTGGTTGGGAGGATGTTGGGGGTCTTAATGACATCTGCAATGCTATAAAAGAG atGATTGAGTTACCTTCGAAGTTTCCAAATATTTTTTCACAAGCTCCATTAAGGATGCGGTCCAATGTCCTCTTGTATGGTCCCCCTGGTTGTGGCAAGACACACATTGTtggtgctgctgctgctgcatgTTCCCTACGGTTTATCTCAGTCAAAGGCCCTGAACTGCTGAATAAGTACATTGGTGCTTCTGAGCAAGCTGTAAGATAA